A single window of Fervidicoccus fontis Kam940 DNA harbors:
- a CDS encoding RsmB/NOP family class I SAM-dependent RNA methyltransferase: MYINKKLFDIQITKEAVEIAEKFGISPFMAQRYIMFMGDKEAIEYLISAEKGIEKSFRCNSILVKDCNVVERSLTEKGFILEKTPYLNYAYYIKREPFSIGSTVEHLSGKIYVQGVGSMLASEVLSPVEDDKVVDMAAAPGGKTTHMAQLMKNKGIILSIDINRERIWKLRVNIERLNAKNVYVLRTDALKINGLDEYFDKVMLDAPCTGEGLIVYKKERKFSKGIEDYKKMIPLQISMLKKAFKLLKRGGKILYSTCSIAPEENEYVISQVLNELKDIEILPTRYNGVKGNEGLPEYNDIFFGDELKNCLRLYPNTDKTEGFFLCLMRKK, from the coding sequence TTGTATATTAATAAAAAATTATTTGACATTCAAATAACTAAGGAAGCAGTAGAAATTGCCGAAAAATTTGGCATCTCTCCCTTTATGGCTCAAAGATACATAATGTTTATGGGGGATAAAGAGGCAATAGAGTATTTAATTTCTGCGGAAAAGGGAATAGAAAAAAGCTTTAGATGTAACTCTATATTAGTTAAAGACTGTAATGTGGTCGAGAGAAGTTTAACAGAAAAAGGATTTATTTTAGAAAAAACGCCATATTTGAATTACGCTTATTACATAAAAAGAGAGCCTTTTTCCATAGGTTCTACAGTTGAGCATTTGTCCGGTAAGATATACGTTCAAGGAGTCGGCAGCATGTTAGCATCAGAAGTTCTTTCTCCTGTAGAAGACGATAAAGTTGTAGATATGGCAGCTGCACCAGGAGGTAAAACTACTCATATGGCTCAACTGATGAAGAACAAAGGCATTATTTTAAGCATTGATATCAATAGAGAAAGAATATGGAAACTAAGAGTAAATATTGAGAGATTGAATGCAAAAAATGTCTATGTATTAAGGACAGATGCTTTAAAAATAAATGGGCTAGATGAATATTTTGATAAAGTAATGCTAGATGCACCATGCACAGGCGAAGGATTGATTGTATATAAAAAAGAGAGAAAATTCTCAAAAGGCATTGAAGATTATAAGAAAATGATACCTCTTCAAATAAGCATGCTTAAGAAAGCATTTAAACTCTTGAAAAGAGGCGGCAAAATTCTTTATTCTACATGTAGTATAGCTCCGGAAGAAAATGAATACGTAATATCTCAAGTATTGAACGAACTTAAAGATATAGAAATACTTCCTACAAGATACAATGGAGTTAAAGGAAATGAAGGATTGCCAGAATATAATGACATATTTTTTGGGGACGAACTAAAAAACTGCTTGAGACTTTATCCTAATACCGATAAAACGGAAGGGTTTTTCCTATGTCTGATGAGGAAAAAATAA
- a CDS encoding peptidylprolyl isomerase, which produces MPFKEKDFILIDYTATVKETNTVVDTTNSEKAKESNIYDENKTYEPTLVIIGEGRVVKGLEEALQEMNEGEQKVIELPPSKAYGERDPNRLRRIPIREFKKGDVEPVPGKVVEINGVPALIRDVTGGRVLVDFNHPLAGKTIVYEVKVIKYLQNDDEKVKALLKRRLRPKNIDDYNIKISKEEGFVQIKIPETEMINPDIQLAKRALAREIFNYIEGIKKVEFIEEIIAPEKPKEETAEEKEKPSEEKPKEEAKQ; this is translated from the coding sequence ATGCCTTTCAAGGAAAAAGATTTTATATTGATCGATTATACAGCTACTGTTAAGGAAACTAATACAGTGGTTGATACAACAAATTCTGAGAAAGCGAAAGAAAGTAACATCTATGATGAAAATAAAACATATGAGCCAACGTTAGTTATAATAGGAGAAGGGAGAGTAGTCAAAGGTCTGGAAGAAGCGCTACAAGAAATGAATGAAGGAGAGCAGAAAGTAATAGAATTACCTCCTTCAAAAGCTTATGGAGAGAGAGATCCGAATAGGCTTAGAAGAATACCAATAAGAGAGTTTAAAAAAGGCGACGTAGAGCCTGTTCCTGGAAAAGTTGTAGAAATAAATGGCGTACCTGCATTAATAAGAGATGTAACTGGAGGAAGAGTATTAGTAGATTTTAACCATCCTTTGGCAGGAAAAACTATTGTTTACGAAGTTAAAGTGATAAAATATTTACAGAATGACGATGAAAAAGTAAAGGCATTATTGAAGAGGAGGCTAAGACCTAAAAATATCGATGATTATAACATAAAAATATCCAAAGAGGAAGGCTTTGTTCAAATAAAAATACCTGAAACTGAGATGATTAATCCAGATATTCAACTAGCAAAAAGGGCATTAGCTAGAGAAATATTTAACTATATTGAAGGAATTAAAAAAGTTGAATTTATTGAAGAAATAATCGCACCTGAAAAGCCGAAGGAAGAAACTGCTGAGGAAAAAGAAAAACCAAGTGAAGAGAAACCTAAAGAAGAAGCCAAGCAATAA
- the serS gene encoding serine--tRNA ligase, which yields MPKWTVLEYLRNNPDEYMQMVKRRGLDESIVREAIEIDKAYRSKLREVENLRREHNSLTKELSKENNQEKKNELLRKAKEILQLLEEKEKEVSEAERNWYDSLKKLPNILAPDVPYGTSDEDNLPVKFWGRPKVTTDKLEEFKKQTEKWGFKVDFDLVENKSFIGHADMLEKVLNMADTNQAAKVAGSRFFYLIGDIVWLDFAISLYALDVITRKGFIPIIPPYMLRTEVLEGALDYSSFKDMIYKIENEDLNLIGTAEHPLMGLAYDNPIREQDLPLKLVGWSPCFRREAGAGNRDLKGIFRVHQFHKVEQFVFAHPDNSWKFLDEMVANTEEILQGLGLPYRVVNVVSGELGLPAAKKYDIEVWMPAQGKYREIASISQVLDWQAFRANLTYIKASDGRREYLHTLNGTGIPTTRAISAIVENFQDEEGNVAIPSVLKKYLENIPGAPTDVLKPRKR from the coding sequence ATGCCTAAATGGACTGTGCTAGAATATCTTAGAAATAACCCTGATGAATACATGCAAATGGTAAAGAGAAGGGGTCTAGACGAAAGCATTGTGAGAGAGGCTATTGAAATAGATAAGGCATATAGAAGTAAGCTTAGGGAAGTAGAAAATTTAAGAAGAGAACACAACTCCCTAACAAAGGAACTATCTAAAGAGAATAATCAAGAAAAAAAGAATGAACTGCTGAGAAAGGCTAAGGAAATTCTTCAACTTTTAGAGGAAAAAGAAAAAGAAGTAAGCGAAGCTGAGAGAAATTGGTATGATTCGTTGAAAAAACTTCCGAACATTTTAGCACCAGACGTACCTTATGGCACTTCAGATGAAGATAACTTGCCAGTTAAATTTTGGGGCAGGCCAAAAGTCACTACTGACAAGCTTGAGGAATTCAAAAAACAAACCGAAAAGTGGGGATTTAAAGTAGATTTTGATCTTGTAGAAAACAAGAGTTTTATAGGACACGCTGATATGTTGGAAAAAGTTTTAAATATGGCAGATACAAATCAGGCAGCTAAGGTAGCTGGATCCAGGTTTTTCTATCTTATTGGAGATATAGTATGGTTAGATTTTGCTATTAGCCTTTATGCGTTAGATGTTATAACTAGAAAAGGATTCATTCCGATAATACCTCCTTATATGCTTAGAACAGAAGTTTTAGAAGGAGCTTTGGACTATTCTTCTTTTAAAGACATGATATACAAAATTGAAAACGAAGATCTCAATCTTATAGGAACTGCTGAGCACCCATTAATGGGACTTGCATATGATAATCCGATAAGGGAGCAAGATCTTCCGCTTAAACTTGTTGGTTGGAGTCCTTGCTTTAGAAGAGAAGCAGGCGCAGGCAATAGAGATTTAAAAGGAATTTTCAGAGTCCATCAGTTTCATAAAGTTGAGCAATTTGTGTTTGCCCATCCCGATAATAGCTGGAAATTCTTAGATGAAATGGTAGCAAATACTGAAGAAATACTTCAAGGCTTAGGTCTACCATATAGAGTAGTTAATGTGGTGAGTGGCGAGCTTGGATTGCCTGCTGCAAAGAAATACGATATTGAAGTTTGGATGCCCGCACAAGGAAAATATAGAGAAATTGCTAGCATTAGCCAGGTTTTGGATTGGCAGGCTTTTAGGGCTAACTTAACGTATATCAAAGCAAGCGATGGAAGAAGAGAGTACCTTCATACATTAAATGGCACTGGAATTCCAACAACTAGGGCTATTTCTGCAATAGTAGAAAACTTTCAAGATGAAGAGGGAAATGTCGCAATACCTTCTGTACTGAAGAAATATTTAGAAAATATTCCAGGCGCACCGACTGATGTCCTTAAGCCAAGAAAAAGATAA
- a CDS encoding HAD family acid phosphatase: protein MDCCIIFDIDGVIIDNTERIEKYGLNENKEDFYSDRLMAFDKPRELGIKLLEEKKKVGKIVIVTGRPERVRKKTTQELSSFGVELKEIKIIFRPNNIDKIEEWKVKKILELRDSGCNICEVHEDSEEVIYMLKYKIKGTKFFLHKGNKVESI, encoded by the coding sequence TTGGATTGTTGCATTATATTTGACATCGATGGAGTAATTATTGATAATACCGAAAGAATTGAAAAATACGGATTAAATGAAAATAAAGAAGATTTCTATTCTGATAGATTAATGGCTTTTGATAAACCAAGGGAACTCGGAATAAAATTGCTTGAGGAGAAAAAGAAAGTAGGAAAAATTGTTATAGTAACTGGAAGACCGGAGAGAGTTAGAAAGAAAACGACACAGGAGCTTTCTAGTTTTGGCGTTGAGTTGAAAGAGATAAAGATCATTTTCAGACCTAATAACATAGATAAAATAGAAGAGTGGAAAGTAAAGAAAATCCTTGAGCTGAGAGACTCAGGTTGTAATATATGTGAAGTTCATGAAGACTCCGAAGAAGTCATTTATATGTTGAAATATAAAATTAAAGGAACAAAATTCTTTTTGCATAAAGGAAATAAAGTAGAATCCATATAA